The genomic interval GAATGGTAGGCAAATCCGCCATTCTCAAGGTCAAGCTGTGATGGGGAGAGGAAACATGTTTTCCTCGAGTCGTTGATTTCACACTGTCGAGAAAAGCCTCTAGCTAGAGATTTGGCGCCCGTACCGCAAACCGACACAGGTAGTCAAGATGAGAATTCTAAGGTGAGCGAGAGAACTCTCGTTAAGGAACTCGGCAAAATGACCCCGTAACTTCGGGAGAAGGGGTGCTCTTTAGGGTTCACGCTCTGAAGAGCCGCAGTGAATAGGCCCAAGCGACTGTTTATCAAAAACACAGGTCTCTGCTAAACCGTAAGGTGATGTATAGGGGCTGACGCCTGCCCGGTGCTGGAAGGTTAAGAGGAGTGGTTAGCTTCTGCGAAGCTACGAATCGAAGCCCCAGTAAACGGCGGCCGTAACTATAACGGTCCTAAGGTAGCGAAATTCCTTGTCGGGTAAGTTCCGACCCGCACGAAAGGCGTAACGATTTGGGCACTGTCTCAACGAGAGACTCGGTGAAATCATAGTACCTGTGAAGATGCAGGTTACCCGCGACAGGACGGAAAGACCCCGTGGAGCTTTACTGTAGCCTGATATTGAAATTCGGCACAGCTTGTACAGGATAGGTAGGAGCCTTAGAAACGTGAGCGCCAGCTTACGTGGAGGCGTTGGTGGGATACTACCCTAGCTGTGTTGGATTTCTAACCCGCGCCATTAATCATGGCGGGAGACAGTGTCAGGCGGGCAGTTTGACTGGGGCGGTCGCCTCCTAAAGTGTAACGGAGGCGCTCAAAGGTTCCCTCAGAATGGTTGGAAATCATTCATAGAGTGTAAAGGCATAAGGGAGCTTGACTGCGAGACCTACAAGTCGAGCAGGGTCGAAAGACGGACTTAGTGATCCGGTGGTTCCGCATGGAAGGGCCATCGCTCAACGGATAAAAGCTACCCCGGGGATAACAGGCTTATCTCCCCCAAGAGTTCACATCGACGGGGAGGTTTGGCACCTCGATGTCGGCTCATCGCATCCTGGGGCTGTAGTCGGTCCCAAGGGTTGGGCTGTTCGCCCATTAAAGCGGTACGCGAGCTGGGTTCAGAACGTCGTGAGACAGTTCGGTCCCTATCCGTCGTGGGCGCAGGAAGTTTGAGAGGAGCTGTCCTTAGTACGAGAGGACCGGGATGGACATACCTCTGGTGTACCAGTTGTCGTGCCAACGGCATAGCTGGGTAGCTATGTATAGACGGGATAAGTGCTGAAAGCATCTAAGCATGAAGCCCCCCTCAAGATGAGACTTCCCAACTTCGGTTATAAGATCCCTCAAAGATGATGAGGTTAATAGGTTCGGGGTGGAAGCATAGCGATATGTGGAGCTGACGAATACTAATCGATCGAAGACTTAATCCAATTTCAAGTTTTGACTGGTTGAATTGACAATTACTTACTATCTAGTTTTGAATGTATAATCATTCTATTGTCTGGTGACAATGGCAAAGAGGTCACACCTGTTCCCATGCCGAACACAGTAGTTAAGCTCTTTAGCGCCGATGGTAGTCGAACTTACGTTCCGCAAGAGTAGGACGTTGCCAGGCAATTATATAATGGAGAATTAGCTCAGCTGGGAGAGCATCTGCCTTACAAGCAGAGGGTCGGCGGTTCGAACCCGTCATTCTCCACCATTTTAAATAGCCGGCCTAGCTCAACTGGTAGAGCAACTGACTTGTAATCAGTAGGTTGGGGGTTCAAGTCCTCTGGCCGGCACCATCTCAGAGCCATTAGCTCAGTTGGTAGAGCATCTGACTTTTAATCAGAGGGTCAGAGGTTCGAATCCTCTATGGCTCACCATTTGAATAGCGGGTGTGGCGGAATTGGCAGACGCACTAGACTTAGGATCTAGCGCCGCAAGGCGTGGGGGTTCGACTCCCTTCACCCGCATTTGCAGAAGTAGTTCAGCGGTAGAATACGACCTTGCCAAGGTCGGGGTCGCGGGTTCGAATCCCGTCTTCTGCTCCATTATTTTTGCCGGGGTGGCGGAACTGGCAGACGCACAGGACTTAAAATCCTGCGATAAGTGATTATCGTACCGGTTCGATTCCGGTCCTCGGCACCAATTAAATAATGCGCCCGTAGCTCAACTGGATAGAGCGTTTGACTACGGATCAAGAGGTTATGGGTTCGACTCCTATCGGGCGCGCTTTATTTCTACGGGAAGTAGCTCAGCTTGGTAGAGCACTTGGTTTGGGACCAAGGGGTCGTAGGTTCGAATCCTGTCTTCCCGATAACCTTAGAATAATATGGGGGCTTAGCTCAGCTGGGAGAGCGCCTGCTTTGCACGCAGGAGGTCAGCGGTTCGATCCCGCTAGTCTCCACCATATTTATTATTTACAACATAACTTTACAATGGCGGTGTAGCTCAGCTGGCTAGAGCGTACGGTTCATACCCGTGAGGTCGGGGGTTCGATCCCCTCCACCGCCACTCATTATTAGTTGTAGAATTATATATTGGACCTTTAGCTCAGTTGGTTAGAGCTAACGGCTCATAACCGTTCGGTCGCAGGTTCGAGTCCTGCAAGGTCCATATAATTTTTTTGGAGGAATACCCAAGTCCGGCTGAAGGGATCGGTCTTGAAAACCGACAGGGGCTTAACGGCTCGCGGGGGTTCGAATCCCTCTTCCTCCGCCATTATAATTTTATTACCGCGGGATGGAGCAGTTCGGTAGCTCGTCGGGCTCATAACCCGAAGGTCGGTGGTTCAAATCCGCCTCCCGCAATTTTATTATGTCTGGTCTCGTAGTGTAGCGGTTAACACGCCTGCCTGTCACGCAGGAGATCGCGGGTTCGATTCCCGTCGAGACCGCCATTATAATTTAATATTTTGTGGTTCAGTAGCTCAGTTGGTAGAGCAATGGATTGAAGCTCCATGTGTCGGCAGTTCGACTCTGTCCTGAACCACCATTTTAAGCCGGCCTAGCTCAACTGGTAGAGCAACTGACTTGTAATCAGTAGGTTGGGGGTTCAAGTCCTCTGGCCGGCACCATCTCTGGAGGGGTAGCGAAGTGGCTAAACGCGGCGGACTGTAAATCCGCTCCTTCGGGTTCGGCAGTTCGAATCTGCCCCCCTCCACCATCTTAATTTAATAGGGGCATAGTTCAACGGTAGAATAGAGGTCTCCAAAACCTTTGATGTGGGTTCGATTCCTACTGCCCCTGCCATGGCGACTGTGGTGAAGTGGTTAACACATCGGATTGTGGTTCCGACACTCGTGGGTTCGATTCCCATCAGTCGCCCTTTAATATTAATGGGCTATAGCCAAGCGGTAAGGCAACGGACTTTGACTCCGTCACTCACTGGTTCGAATCCAGTTAGCCCAGTTACTTTGGCGGCATAGCCAAGTGGTAAGGCCAAGGTCTGCAAAACCTTTATTCACCGGTTCAAATCCGGTTGCCGCCTCCATGAAATTTGCGGGAGTAGTTCAACATTTAGAACACGTTCCTTCCCGGAACGAGGTATAGGTGTAAATCCTATCTTCCGCTCCATTTAATTTATGCGGGAATAGTTCAACTTTCAGAACACGTTCCTTCCCGGAACGAGGTATAGGTGTAAATCCTATTTTCCGCTCCATAAAATATGCGGGAGTATTTCAACTTTCAGAATTCATTCCTTCCCGGAATGAGGTATAGGTGTAAATCCTATCTTCCGCTCCATAAAATATGCGGGAGTAGTTCAACTCTTAGAACACGTTCCTTCCCGGAACGAGGTATAGGTGTAAATCCTATCTTCCGCTCCATATTATGCCGGCGTGGCGGAATTGGCAGACGCGCGGGACTCAAAATCCCGTTCCAGTCAATGGAGTGTCGGTTCGACCCCGACCGCCGGTACTGAAAGAATAATACTACGTATTGTTCGAAAAGCAGAAACGTTATCTTGTGTAGCGTTTCTGCTTTTTTTTACGCTTAATTATGGATATTACAAATTTACATTGTAGCTTGTGATAGTTTGTTATAGAATATTATACATAGTTTAAGAACGAAGGGAACATTTATAACTCATGGCTAAATCAGAAATGAATGTGAAAGTATTTTTTAGTAATATTTTAAATGCTGTAGGGGCAGGTGTAGTAATTGCTTTATTACCTAATGCGTTGCTAGGTGAGCTTCTAAAGTTCTTTAAAGATGGAAATGAATACTTAGAAGTTATTTATCAAATTGTTATTGTTATTCAATCTTTTATGGCATTTATTGTTGGGATCTTAGCAGCTCATCAGTTTAAATTTAGTGGTGCAGGAGCTGCAATGATCGGAACCTCTGCAATGATAGGCTCAGGAGCAGTTGTGATCACCAAGGAAGGTATTGCATTAAAAGGCATTGGCGACATTATTAATATCATTGTTGTAATAATGATTGCTTGCTTATTGTTTTTACTACTATCAGGAAGATTAGGTTCACTTGAAATGATATTACTTCCAGTGATTATTCCTGTTGTTTCAGGCTTTTTAGGTTTGATTACTTTACCTTATATTTCGCATATAACAAAAGCGATTGGAAGTTTGATTAATTCCTTTACAGAGTTGAATCCATTATTAATGAGTATATTAATTTCTATAACATATTCACTATTAATGGTCACGCCGATTTCATTAGTAGCGATTGCTACAGCAATCGGTTTAACTGGTCTAGGAAGTGGAGCAGCAAATTTAGGTATTGTTGCTGCATGTATTACTTTCTTATGGGGCTCATTACGTGTCAATAAATTGGGAGTAAATCTTATTCTTATTATTGGTGCTGCGAAAATGATGATACCAGTTTATTTTAAACATTTAATTATTGCCGTACCTCTGATATTAAATGGTCTAATTACTGGAATTATTGCTTATGTACTAAAAGTCCAAGGAACACCGATGTCAGCTGGCTTTGGATATACAGGATTAGTCGGACCTATCAATGCATTTTCGCGTATGCAAGGGGATCCTACAACGAATATTATTTTATTAGCTTTCGGATATTTTATAATACCATTTGTTTTAGGTTTTTTAGTTCATCAACTTTGTAAAAAAGTAATTCCTGGTTATA from Staphylococcus condimenti carries:
- a CDS encoding PTS transporter subunit IIC, encoding MAKSEMNVKVFFSNILNAVGAGVVIALLPNALLGELLKFFKDGNEYLEVIYQIVIVIQSFMAFIVGILAAHQFKFSGAGAAMIGTSAMIGSGAVVITKEGIALKGIGDIINIIVVIMIACLLFLLLSGRLGSLEMILLPVIIPVVSGFLGLITLPYISHITKAIGSLINSFTELNPLLMSILISITYSLLMVTPISLVAIATAIGLTGLGSGAANLGIVAACITFLWGSLRVNKLGVNLILIIGAAKMMIPVYFKHLIIAVPLILNGLITGIIAYVLKVQGTPMSAGFGYTGLVGPINAFSRMQGDPTTNIILLAFGYFIIPFVLGFLVHQLCKKVIPGYNDDIYKFELPKD